From a region of the Deltaproteobacteria bacterium genome:
- a CDS encoding 4Fe-4S dicluster domain-containing protein, which produces MGHLVARDVYRDLGEKLDNLWVRAPQKEVFFEILKHLYSPEEAEVVIGMPYTFSTVKRIAKAVKIPEAKLAGILEGLASKGLVMDIFSNGEKVYVPSPLVIGLFEFTMMRTDGKVDFKQMASFFHDYMQGDSAVYEANFGNGQITSVMRTVPHGQAIHPDTCVEVLDYEKAEALVDATDRFAIGICSCRHKKHHLNEKHCDVPLETCTSFGMAADYIIRHGFGKEVSKQQMLENLKTSREMGLVLNADNVQRNIRMICQCCGCCCTVLQGVSKFGYPNTIVTSRFIAKIAQEECIGCGKCAKACPIGAITMEAAPSGAMLKSGKKKKKEPRVNEEICLGCGVCALSCDTAALRLKKREQRVIQPETTFHRLMLQTLDRGTIQNQLFDDPSSLTHQVLRPMLGAFFKLTPVKKALMSDMLRSTFLSAMTAGAKLTGKGWMTEL; this is translated from the coding sequence ATGGGTCATCTGGTGGCACGGGACGTTTACAGGGACTTGGGCGAAAAGCTGGACAACCTCTGGGTGAGGGCCCCCCAAAAGGAGGTCTTCTTCGAGATTTTAAAGCACCTCTACAGCCCGGAGGAAGCCGAGGTCGTAATCGGGATGCCCTACACCTTCTCCACGGTGAAGCGCATCGCAAAGGCCGTTAAAATCCCCGAAGCGAAGCTCGCCGGCATCCTGGAAGGCCTTGCGTCCAAGGGGCTGGTGATGGACATTTTCTCGAACGGCGAGAAGGTTTACGTGCCCTCGCCCCTCGTTATCGGCCTTTTCGAGTTCACCATGATGCGCACGGACGGCAAGGTCGATTTCAAGCAGATGGCCTCCTTCTTCCATGATTACATGCAGGGCGACAGCGCGGTTTACGAGGCCAATTTCGGAAACGGGCAGATTACAAGCGTGATGCGGACGGTCCCCCACGGTCAAGCCATACACCCGGACACCTGCGTGGAGGTGCTGGATTACGAGAAGGCAGAGGCCCTGGTGGACGCCACCGACCGCTTCGCCATTGGCATCTGCTCCTGCCGCCACAAGAAGCATCACCTGAATGAAAAGCACTGCGACGTTCCCCTTGAAACCTGCACGTCATTCGGAATGGCGGCCGATTACATAATCCGCCACGGTTTCGGCAAGGAAGTCTCCAAGCAGCAGATGCTGGAAAACCTGAAAACCTCCCGCGAAATGGGGCTGGTGCTAAACGCCGACAACGTTCAGCGCAACATCCGCATGATCTGCCAGTGCTGCGGCTGCTGCTGCACGGTTTTGCAGGGAGTGAGCAAATTCGGCTATCCCAACACCATCGTAACCAGCCGCTTCATCGCAAAAATCGCCCAGGAGGAATGCATCGGCTGCGGAAAATGCGCAAAGGCCTGCCCCATCGGCGCGATCACCATGGAGGCGGCACCTTCCGGCGCGATGCTCAAAAGCGGCAAGAAAAAGAAGAAAGAGCCCAGGGTGAACGAGGAAATCTGCCTGGGTTGCGGGGTCTGCGCCCTGTCGTGCGACACGGCGGCACTGCGCCTGAAAAAGCGGGAACAGCGGGTGATTCAGCCCGAAACCACCTTCCACAGGCTCATGCTCCAGACCCTTGACCGGGGAACCATACAGAACCAGCTTTTCGACGACCCGTCAAGCCTCACCCACCAGGTTCTGCGGCCCATGCTGGGGGCCTTTTTCAAGCTCACGCCTGTCAAAAAGGCCCTGATGAGCGACATGCTGCGCTCAACCTTCCTCTCGGCCATGACAGCAGGGGCTAAACTTACCGGCAAGGGCTGGATGACGGAGCTTTGA
- a CDS encoding toll/interleukin-1 receptor domain-containing protein, which yields MSTKVFISWSGDLSRKLGEALRNWLPATLQYVKPYFSPDDIEKGAKWNSEIGKELETSNIGIVCLTQDNTDKPWILFESGALSKCLDKSRVCTLLFNLDTADVKGPLTSFQATRFMREDFKRLIGVINNTGGESKLESSVLDSVFEMWWPKLEKQISEILATHDNGTKRPQRPDRDILEEILQLTRMNAERAHKLPEISPGAIVDLVDGIFDLLYLLERDNRDLSSVFLKRLENPLSYICQKAGVIEKYDRYRMHFDESMRENLCVTKAGKVELEFDEVAKKQRRATRGTSSGIVLA from the coding sequence ATGTCCACCAAGGTATTCATAAGTTGGAGTGGTGACTTGAGCAGGAAGCTCGGCGAGGCGTTGCGCAATTGGCTCCCCGCAACTTTGCAATACGTAAAACCCTATTTTTCACCTGATGACATTGAAAAAGGGGCAAAATGGAATTCTGAAATTGGTAAAGAGTTGGAAACTTCTAATATTGGAATTGTTTGCCTGACGCAGGACAATACTGATAAGCCGTGGATACTATTTGAATCTGGTGCATTATCAAAGTGCTTGGATAAATCACGAGTGTGTACATTGCTTTTTAACTTGGATACTGCAGATGTAAAAGGGCCTTTGACAAGTTTCCAGGCAACTAGGTTTATGCGTGAAGACTTTAAGAGGCTTATCGGTGTAATTAATAACACTGGAGGTGAATCAAAATTGGAGTCTTCAGTTCTAGATAGCGTATTTGAAATGTGGTGGCCAAAGTTGGAAAAACAGATATCTGAAATTTTGGCAACACATGATAATGGAACAAAGAGACCACAGCGACCTGATAGAGATATCCTTGAGGAAATACTTCAACTGACAAGAATGAATGCAGAACGAGCACATAAATTGCCTGAGATTTCACCAGGTGCAATAGTTGATTTGGTCGATGGTATCTTTGACTTACTATATCTTTTGGAACGTGATAATCGCGACCTATCATCAGTGTTTTTAAAGCGCTTGGAGAATCCATTAAGTTATATTTGCCAAAAAGCAGGCGTTATAGAGAAGTATGATCGTTATCGAATGCATTTTGATGAAAGTATGCGTGAAAATCTTTGTGTCACCAAAGCAGGAAAGGTAGAACTAGAATTTGATGAGGTAGCCAAAAAACAGCGCAGAGCAACCCGAGGCACCAGCAGTGGAATAGTGTTAGCCTAA
- a CDS encoding 2-hydroxyacyl-CoA dehydratase yields the protein MVGHVCSHVPEEVVTAAGLLPYRLRGIEITSTAIGDTYFGPFICSCPKAILQNAGDGRLNFLDGAVMVQACDSMRRLDECWRKAAVEKSAHMPGFFHYFGVPHKVTDYSIKWFAEEIEKFAGEMEKHFNVAITPEALEKAVAVHNETRSLLLRLEDIRFKDDPPLTGSQAMAIVLASTAMPKETYNGLLKTLLDHLEAAPGINLSGKLRILLAGSVVDDLALIEAIEHEGAYVSADTVCFGARANQGAVDGSESVWLRLARHYLNEQFCPRMFGYTKDRFDLILKKYEDSKADGIIFQNIRFCDLHGSENGLFEKRMEKGGIPAIRIEREYGSLADEGRVRMRVGAFLETIAKGAGKQGGRHA from the coding sequence GTGGTGGGCCACGTGTGCTCCCACGTGCCGGAGGAAGTGGTCACCGCTGCCGGGCTTTTACCATATCGCCTGCGCGGTATCGAAATCACCTCAACGGCCATAGGCGACACCTATTTCGGCCCCTTCATCTGCTCCTGTCCCAAGGCCATTCTGCAAAACGCCGGTGACGGGCGCTTAAACTTCCTGGACGGGGCGGTAATGGTGCAGGCCTGCGATTCCATGCGCAGGCTCGACGAATGCTGGCGCAAGGCCGCAGTTGAAAAAAGCGCCCACATGCCGGGCTTTTTCCACTACTTCGGCGTACCCCACAAGGTTACGGATTACAGCATCAAGTGGTTTGCCGAGGAGATCGAAAAATTCGCCGGTGAGATGGAAAAGCACTTCAACGTCGCCATCACCCCGGAGGCCCTTGAGAAGGCTGTTGCCGTACACAACGAGACAAGGAGCCTCCTGCTCAGGCTGGAGGATATCCGGTTCAAGGATGACCCGCCCCTTACGGGCAGCCAGGCAATGGCCATTGTTCTGGCCTCCACGGCCATGCCCAAGGAAACCTACAACGGGCTGTTGAAAACCCTTCTGGATCACCTCGAAGCCGCGCCCGGAATCAACCTTTCCGGCAAGCTGCGCATTCTTCTGGCAGGCTCGGTGGTGGACGATCTGGCCCTCATAGAAGCCATAGAGCACGAGGGCGCTTACGTTTCCGCCGACACCGTGTGCTTCGGAGCCCGCGCCAACCAGGGGGCGGTGGACGGGTCGGAAAGCGTCTGGCTGAGGCTCGCCCGGCATTATCTCAACGAGCAGTTCTGCCCCAGGATGTTCGGCTACACCAAGGACCGCTTCGACCTCATCCTCAAAAAATACGAGGATTCCAAGGCCGACGGCATCATTTTCCAGAACATACGGTTTTGCGACCTGCACGGCTCGGAAAACGGCCTTTTTGAAAAGCGCATGGAAAAGGGCGGGATACCGGCCATCCGAATAGAGCGGGAATACGGCTCCCTGGCCGACGAGGGGCGCGTCAGGATGCGGGTGGGGGCGTTTCTGGAAACCATAGCCAAGGGGGCTGGCAAGCAAGGAGGGCGTCATGCGTAA
- a CDS encoding 2-hydroxyglutaryl-CoA dehydratase has translation MITAGCDVGSLTSKAVVMKGTRILGQAVIRSRTRPAETAEKVLNEALEAAKLSRSDVAKLVGTGYGRENITFVDEIHSEIVCHATGARYLVPTANTVIDIGGQDCKAMRLDAEGNVVKFLANDKCAAGTGRFLEVMAKVLNVDVSMLGKLSEHAKVPLTLASTCTVWAQADVISYINSGESIEDIGAGINNAMAGRVATLANAVRVEREICMTGGVAKNTGVVRALEKLLGTRIVIPRKADPQLAGAIGAALIAQKSAA, from the coding sequence ATGATCACGGCAGGATGCGACGTAGGGTCGCTCACCAGCAAGGCCGTTGTGATGAAGGGAACCAGGATTCTGGGGCAGGCGGTAATAAGAAGCCGCACAAGGCCCGCCGAAACCGCCGAAAAGGTTCTTAATGAGGCTCTGGAAGCGGCCAAACTTTCCAGAAGCGACGTGGCGAAACTGGTCGGCACGGGCTACGGGCGCGAAAACATCACCTTCGTGGACGAGATTCATTCCGAAATAGTCTGCCACGCAACCGGCGCGCGTTACCTTGTGCCCACGGCCAACACCGTCATCGACATCGGCGGCCAGGACTGCAAGGCCATGCGGCTCGACGCGGAAGGAAACGTGGTGAAGTTCCTGGCCAACGACAAGTGCGCTGCCGGAACCGGCCGCTTCCTGGAAGTCATGGCCAAGGTCCTGAACGTGGACGTGTCCATGCTTGGCAAGCTCTCCGAGCACGCCAAGGTTCCCCTGACGCTTGCCTCCACCTGCACGGTCTGGGCCCAGGCGGACGTCATCAGCTACATCAACTCCGGCGAGTCCATCGAAGACATTGGTGCGGGAATCAACAACGCCATGGCCGGGCGCGTGGCCACCCTGGCCAACGCCGTCAGGGTGGAGCGCGAAATCTGCATGACGGGCGGAGTGGCCAAGAACACCGGCGTGGTCCGCGCCCTGGAAAAGCTGTTAGGCACCCGCATAGTGATTCCAAGGAAGGCCGACCCGCAGCTGGCCGGGGCCATTGGAGCAGCTTTGATCGCCCAAAAGAGCGCCGCCTGA
- a CDS encoding KpsF/GutQ family sugar-phosphate isomerase: MILEKAREVIETEASGVAGLAARLDGQFVTLVEWILAAKGRVVVAGIGKSGLVGRKIVATLNSTGTPSLFLHPVEAVHGDLGMVGKDDVFLALSNSGETDELNVLIPSIRRIGCPVAALTGKPDSTLANMSDLVIDVGVEREACPLGLAPTSSTTALMAMGDALAVVLIEKHHFTARDFRKFHPGGALGQRLSAKVASLMLTGDRVPAVPMDTPLTEAVAEMDRMDLGAVLVTDDRFRLCGIITDGDLRRLLLKSESLAGHVASDAMTIDPKAVLPDHPAGEALNLMENHLITVLAVTDQDRKVLGILHLHDILGKGEVRFNGASA, encoded by the coding sequence ATGATCCTGGAAAAGGCCAGGGAGGTCATAGAAACCGAGGCCAGCGGAGTGGCCGGACTGGCGGCCCGCCTGGACGGGCAGTTCGTCACCCTGGTGGAGTGGATTCTGGCCGCAAAGGGCAGGGTGGTGGTGGCGGGCATCGGAAAATCGGGGCTCGTGGGCCGCAAGATCGTGGCCACCTTGAACAGCACCGGAACCCCCAGCCTCTTTCTTCACCCGGTGGAGGCGGTTCACGGGGATTTGGGCATGGTGGGCAAGGACGACGTTTTCCTGGCCCTCTCCAATTCCGGGGAAACCGACGAGCTGAACGTGCTGATCCCAAGCATTCGTCGCATAGGCTGCCCGGTGGCGGCCCTTACCGGAAAGCCCGATTCCACCCTGGCCAACATGAGCGACCTTGTGATAGATGTGGGAGTCGAGCGCGAAGCCTGCCCCCTGGGCCTCGCCCCCACGTCCAGCACCACGGCCCTCATGGCCATGGGCGACGCGCTCGCAGTGGTCCTGATCGAAAAACACCACTTCACGGCCAGGGATTTTCGGAAGTTCCACCCGGGCGGGGCGCTCGGGCAGCGCCTTTCGGCCAAGGTGGCCTCGCTCATGCTCACCGGCGACCGGGTGCCTGCGGTGCCCATGGACACGCCACTTACCGAGGCGGTTGCCGAAATGGATCGCATGGATCTTGGCGCGGTTCTTGTGACGGACGACAGGTTCCGCCTTTGCGGTATAATTACCGACGGCGATTTGCGGCGGCTTCTCTTGAAATCCGAAAGCCTTGCCGGCCACGTTGCAAGCGACGCCATGACAATAGACCCCAAGGCCGTGCTTCCCGACCACCCGGCGGGGGAGGCCCTGAACCTCATGGAAAACCACCTGATAACGGTTCTGGCCGTGACCGACCAGGATCGCAAGGTGCTTGGAATACTTCATCTCCACGACATTCTGGGTAAGGGCGAGGTGCGCTTTAACGGCGCGAGCGCCTGA
- a CDS encoding ATP-dependent 6-phosphofructokinase, whose translation MKQPSTKNPKAKSAPKKATVKTPNPETAGQPSVEPSIPTGIDTLGAAKIPSPLFRDGKEDGELLFVKDTDRILMNIDAGEVLETMRAGKIPASFEKAGPRADIFFNPAMLRCAIVTCGGLCPGLNDIIRSIVLELHYRYHVPTVYGVKFGLAGFIPEYRYPLVSLTPDRVRAIHEMGGTILGSSRGAQDFSKIVDCLEIQNIGLLFIIGGEGTIMAATKICNEIEKRGVNIGVVAIPKTIDNDIYLVERSFGFDTAVEMATAAIRSAHTEAEGFPNGIGLVKLMGRNAGFIAATAVLAQQDVNFALIPESDFDLAGEHGLLAALEARLAHRGHGVIVVAEGAGQRFFPDTPENRDASGNKKLQDIGGYLKNEIIAHFAKKKIEINLKYIDPSYMIRSLPANSNDTVFCSALARNAVHAGMAGKTRLLAGFWKGEFVHVPLDATAGKHKKINPNGGLWQAVLEATGQGPLKN comes from the coding sequence ATGAAACAGCCGTCGACCAAAAATCCCAAGGCCAAATCTGCGCCAAAAAAAGCCACGGTGAAAACCCCGAACCCGGAAACAGCGGGCCAGCCGTCTGTCGAGCCCTCCATACCCACGGGCATCGACACCCTGGGGGCCGCGAAGATTCCCTCCCCCCTTTTCAGGGACGGCAAGGAGGACGGGGAATTACTGTTCGTAAAGGATACCGACCGCATCCTCATGAACATCGACGCGGGCGAGGTTCTCGAAACCATGAGGGCCGGGAAGATTCCCGCGTCCTTTGAAAAGGCCGGGCCCAGGGCAGACATCTTCTTCAACCCGGCCATGCTGCGCTGCGCTATCGTCACCTGCGGGGGGCTCTGCCCCGGCTTGAACGACATCATCCGGTCAATAGTCCTGGAGCTTCACTACAGGTACCACGTGCCCACGGTTTACGGGGTGAAATTCGGCCTTGCCGGGTTCATCCCCGAATACCGCTATCCGCTGGTGAGCCTCACGCCGGACAGGGTGCGCGCCATTCACGAGATGGGCGGCACCATCCTTGGTTCCAGCCGGGGGGCCCAGGATTTCAGCAAGATCGTGGACTGCCTGGAAATCCAGAACATCGGCCTTCTTTTCATAATCGGCGGCGAGGGCACCATCATGGCCGCCACAAAAATCTGCAACGAGATAGAGAAGCGCGGGGTCAACATAGGCGTGGTGGCCATTCCCAAGACCATAGACAACGACATCTATCTGGTGGAGCGCTCTTTCGGCTTCGACACCGCCGTTGAAATGGCCACGGCGGCCATAAGAAGCGCCCATACCGAGGCCGAGGGCTTCCCCAACGGAATAGGGCTCGTGAAGCTCATGGGCCGGAACGCGGGATTCATTGCCGCAACGGCGGTGCTGGCCCAGCAGGACGTAAATTTCGCCCTGATACCGGAATCGGACTTTGATCTGGCGGGCGAACACGGCCTTCTGGCGGCCCTGGAGGCGCGGCTCGCACACCGGGGCCACGGGGTGATCGTTGTGGCCGAGGGCGCTGGCCAGAGGTTCTTCCCGGACACCCCGGAAAACCGCGACGCCTCCGGCAACAAGAAGCTGCAGGACATAGGCGGGTATCTGAAAAACGAGATCATCGCCCATTTCGCCAAAAAGAAAATCGAGATCAACCTAAAATACATCGACCCCAGCTACATGATAAGAAGCCTGCCCGCCAACTCCAACGACACGGTGTTCTGCTCTGCCCTGGCCAGAAACGCCGTTCACGCGGGAATGGCCGGAAAGACGCGGCTTCTGGCGGGCTTCTGGAAGGGCGAGTTCGTCCACGTTCCCCTTGACGCAACAGCCGGAAAACACAAGAAGATCAATCCCAACGGCGGGCTATGGCAGGCGGTCCTGGAAGCCACGGGCCAGGGACCCCTGAAGAACTGA
- a CDS encoding 2-hydroxyacyl-CoA dehydratase → MRKELTEYGYIEAINSILSLAPTVATGTKKEYEKLLGRMPHFRDLIDALISLGEPGILFLEAFSSYTTMVLNAHKEGKKLCFSTFCQSPVIFHAMGIVPQVLEILTVCGTLVRKSAMGELMDVCIETGFTETSCSSQRGSLGAFLAGIAEKPDFVCINTPGICDTNANSFSFAAAHFNIPFYQLNYPPTLTDERSRTYHRADFKNMIAFLEEQTGNKLDVNRLRELMLEMRKQDELICEIQDMQRLIPSPVPGIYNLFIYAIRFTLAGLPQCTRLLEAMVKKAKENAKAGKPGNASGVENKRCLFIYIDHYAANLPLFNFLDGLGITHLGGILDRFYQDDAFYSQGQGYKTETETLDAMIDSLAMQNSRLPMVKQIRGPYDSPEMWLEEVTKLAKELSADLTIYSGTPGCRNTWGMVKLIVSDLEKMGLPTHVIASDAFDDRVESWEATRHRLEEFFELRGLASP, encoded by the coding sequence ATGCGTAAGGAACTCACCGAATACGGATACATAGAGGCCATCAACAGCATTCTGTCCCTGGCCCCCACGGTGGCCACCGGCACGAAAAAAGAGTACGAAAAACTCCTTGGCCGGATGCCTCACTTCAGGGACCTCATAGACGCCCTGATCAGCCTTGGCGAACCCGGAATCCTTTTCCTGGAAGCCTTTTCATCTTACACCACAATGGTTTTGAACGCCCACAAGGAGGGAAAAAAGCTATGCTTTTCCACCTTCTGCCAGTCACCCGTCATTTTTCACGCAATGGGCATAGTGCCCCAGGTGCTGGAAATACTCACGGTCTGCGGTACGCTGGTTCGCAAAAGCGCCATGGGCGAATTGATGGACGTGTGCATAGAAACGGGGTTCACCGAAACATCGTGCTCGTCCCAGCGCGGCTCCCTGGGGGCCTTTCTGGCCGGGATCGCAGAAAAGCCGGATTTCGTGTGCATCAACACGCCCGGCATCTGCGACACCAACGCGAATTCATTCTCGTTCGCTGCGGCCCACTTCAACATCCCCTTTTACCAGTTGAATTATCCGCCCACCCTCACGGACGAACGTTCGAGAACCTACCACAGGGCTGATTTCAAGAACATGATCGCTTTCCTCGAGGAGCAGACCGGAAACAAGCTGGATGTCAACCGCCTGCGCGAGCTCATGCTTGAAATGCGTAAACAAGACGAGCTCATCTGCGAGATACAGGACATGCAGCGCCTTATTCCGAGCCCGGTTCCCGGCATTTACAACCTTTTCATCTACGCCATACGCTTCACCCTGGCCGGCCTTCCCCAATGCACCAGGCTTTTGGAGGCCATGGTGAAAAAGGCCAAGGAAAACGCCAAGGCAGGCAAGCCCGGAAACGCCAGCGGCGTGGAAAACAAGCGCTGCCTCTTCATCTATATAGATCACTACGCGGCCAACCTGCCCCTGTTCAACTTCCTGGACGGCCTTGGAATAACGCATCTCGGCGGAATTCTGGACCGCTTCTACCAGGACGACGCCTTCTATTCCCAGGGCCAGGGCTACAAGACCGAAACCGAGACCCTGGATGCCATGATCGACTCCCTTGCCATGCAGAACAGCCGCCTTCCCATGGTGAAGCAGATTCGCGGCCCCTACGATTCCCCGGAAATGTGGCTGGAGGAAGTCACCAAGCTCGCCAAGGAACTCTCGGCTGATCTTACCATCTACTCAGGCACTCCGGGCTGCCGCAACACCTGGGGCATGGTGAAGCTCATCGTTTCAGACCTTGAAAAAATGGGCCTGCCGACCCATGTCATTGCAAGCGACGCCTTTGACGACCGGGTGGAGTCCTGGGAGGCCACGAGGCACCGCTTAGAGGAGTTCTTTGAGCTAAGGGGCTTGGCTTCCCCGTAG
- a CDS encoding 2-hydroxyglutaryl-CoA dehydratase, with amino-acid sequence MLVAGIDVGSLTAKAVVLDNGKIVAKAVSRVTPKPAESAEKALELAIKESGIKKSEIGFYVATGYGRKQIPFVHQVASEIACHARGIHFLLPEARAIIDIGGQDAKAARVDEKGDVVRYAYNDKCASGTGRFLEVMAETLEVALDDFGDLALSSENEVRISNQCVVFAETEVVSLVNRGVETGAIIKGLHNALAGRVASLAKSIGIDGKVAFTGGVAKNKGVKKALEIALGITLLTPSEDPQLMGALGAALIAADAASGK; translated from the coding sequence ATGCTGGTAGCAGGAATCGACGTAGGCTCCCTCACGGCCAAGGCCGTGGTGCTGGATAACGGAAAGATCGTGGCCAAGGCGGTTTCAAGGGTCACCCCCAAGCCCGCCGAAAGCGCGGAAAAAGCCCTGGAGCTGGCTATAAAGGAAAGCGGAATCAAAAAAAGCGAGATCGGCTTTTACGTGGCAACCGGCTACGGAAGAAAACAGATTCCCTTCGTTCATCAGGTGGCCAGCGAAATAGCCTGCCACGCAAGGGGAATCCACTTTCTTCTGCCCGAAGCCCGCGCAATAATCGACATAGGCGGACAGGACGCCAAGGCGGCCCGCGTCGACGAAAAAGGCGATGTTGTCCGCTACGCCTACAACGACAAGTGCGCGTCGGGAACCGGGCGTTTTCTGGAAGTCATGGCCGAGACCCTGGAAGTGGCCCTTGACGACTTCGGCGATCTCGCTCTTTCATCCGAAAACGAGGTGCGGATTTCCAACCAGTGCGTGGTTTTCGCGGAAACCGAGGTGGTGAGCCTGGTTAACCGGGGCGTGGAAACCGGGGCCATCATCAAGGGCCTTCACAACGCCCTGGCGGGCCGGGTGGCGTCTCTCGCCAAGAGCATCGGCATTGACGGCAAGGTCGCCTTCACGGGAGGGGTCGCCAAAAACAAGGGCGTGAAAAAGGCCCTAGAAATAGCCCTTGGAATAACGCTTCTCACCCCTTCCGAAGACCCCCAGTTGATGGGTGCGCTAGGGGCGGCGCTCATCGCGGCTGATGCTGCCTCGGGAAAATGA